The genomic stretch ATTAAAATATCCCATTTGGTAGTTTGAGCATGAACCTACCGCCAATCTCAAGTGATTGGTATTGGTAGGCAGAGTGCGTGTACGGCCAATAAGGCTATTTGCGCCAAGCGCCTGAAAGTAGTAGAAGTAGGTGATGCCGGGCTCCAATAAATCTACATCTACTTTTACAGTGTAATCTTTGGTATAGTCAGTAGTGGTTTCACCAGAATTTACAATGTTGGTAAAAGCGGTGTCGGTGGCGATATACCACTTTACAGGAATGATTGTATCCTTGGTTGGTGTTACGCGGGTCCAAATAATTACTTTATCCTGAAGAGGATCTCCACTGGCCACCCCGTGATAAAAGGGCGCCAATGAAGGATCAAAATAGCTGGAATCAATACCTCCGCTATGTGCAAAGGTATTTTGTGCTTGTGCCGCCAGACCTATTACCAGAAGGGTACACAGTATGATTGCTTTAATTAGGTTATCCATTACTTCACAATTTTTTGGATGATTACACCTTCCTCATTTTGCACACGAACGATGTAAGTTCCTTTTGCAAGCTGGCTTAGGTTCATTTTAGTAGAAAACCCAGATGCTGCAGTTGATGAAAGCATTTTTCCGCTAAGGCTAAGAATTTCCACTTTTATAAGGCGAGAAGGTGATTCAATATTCAAATCATTGCTAAATGGGTTTGGATAAACCGCGATAGCCTGCGCATCGTTTTCGCTTAAACTAATACTGCTATAGCTGCTGCTAATTACCATTAATCTGTAGCCTCCTTCAAATGGTGCATTATAACCTGAAAACTGTGAGCCCAATCCTGTGATAGAAAAAGGAACACTTGGTGCAGCTTTTCCGGCTACGTCAGTTTTACTACTTACGTAGATGCTTACTGTATCATTAGTAGCGGTAAGCGCAGTTACGGCCATATCAGTAGGGAAATTACTGATGGCAGGATAAAGAGTGATGTTTTCTAAAGTCACTAAATCAGATTCTGTAGATTCGCCTAAAGTGCTTGTAGTTGATGGTGTATTTAAGGTTTCTCCAGTGCTTAGTACCTCAATTGAATCAATAGCTTCTAATCGTGTAAGACCTCTAAACTGTGAGAGCTGCCCCCAAATTTTCAACTTATCACCTTCAGTAGCGGTGTAGTTCACAGTTCCGCTTTGAGCGTAAATGTTAAGTCCTTCATTTTGATCTAAAATGTACAAATCGAGACCGCCAGAGTTTGAGTAATTTACTCCGTGAACTATTCCTTCTACTACATAGCGACCGTTAATGCTATCTGCTACACCTTGTGTGTTTGAGCTTTTAAGGCTAGAAACAGGAACTGTAGGAAAATCATAATTATTGATTATGATGGTGTCGTATTTAATACTTCCTTCGGTGGCGTTTCCAAAGTTTCGTAGTCCAAGTACAAAGTATTCCTGGCCTTCAAATGGCTCTTCACGATTTAGAGAAAAGCTGAAATAATGAAGGGTATCTCCCGGTTGGTAAATTGTATTGGAGCTGGCATAGCTATAGTCTACATTTAAAGTTGCTGTACCGGCATCTGCTACAAAAACTTCTACCTGGCTGCTAAAGCTGCTTTCATTTACAAGCTCAATCGGCACGTTAACAATACCGTCAATTTCAGTAATTTCTTGCTTTTCATGCATGAAAGAAATAGCAGTGGCGGCAAAGTTTTGTAAAGCTGTAACCTGAACGCTGTCAATAGCCAATCCGTCATCATAGCTATCAGAGTTATAGTCTGTCCAGCGCAGCCACATAGTGTCTCCGGGGGCAACTTGCAGATTTACCAATACAAACTGAACGCGAGTTTGATTGATGGTGTCATTTCCATTAAGTGGGGTGTTTAAAACACCGTTTGTAATAGGGGAGTAAAAACTTAGAGCCGTAGCTTTGGTAAAGTTTTGACCATCAATTCCTGAAGCATTTACCGCATAGTCAAAATGTAAAGTATCTGGACCAGTAGCTCTTGCACTTCCCGGGCGACCTTGTCTCCATTGCTCACCTACATATTTTACCTCTATGGTGGTAATGGTGTCGGTGGTAGTATTTATCCAGGCAGATCCGTATCTAAGAGTGGAGTTGGACCCACTACCTACAGAACCCAAAGCACGTTCAGTGCTTAAGCTATCTCCGTAACTATAGATGTTTCCTCCAGCAAATTCACCGTAGGAAATTTTATAGGTGTTATCAGAATTACTTCCAAACTCGTTGGCAAACCAACCTTGAGGAAGACTAGCAAAATCATAAGCCCCAGGATTGTAATCTAAAGCTAAAGAGTCAAAAGTTTCAATGTAGGTATGGTTAAGCTGAGAAATGTTTCTGTAAAGAGAAGGCGTGCTTGGGTTTGGATTCATCGATGAGGTAGTATCATAGAAGGTCACT from Owenweeksia hongkongensis DSM 17368 encodes the following:
- a CDS encoding T9SS type A sorting domain-containing protein, whose translation is MKKFLFSLFGFGVVGSLNAQIAITPTNMSYYQDFNSLSDTTLTNSYGTLPVEWLAAEFGSSANQEYRAAYGELAGGDLYSFGDTNSTERALGSIGSGSNTKVLFGTRFVNQTTDTISAITIAYMGEQWRQGRQGSVRTTGPDTIHFEYAVNPTGIDDASFIAYSNLHFASAENNGTLNTPLDGNLASNRTWKEDTIKGLQIAPNDTIYIRWRDFNSSSYDDGLAVDSLTVTFIPQIALPKAAYLFISQSGQPHYEDFNSLGNLYSPGFEDFSTLPAGWYANEVGSNANTTYRISYGEFGGGELYSFGDSATSDRALGSIGSGSVPHLHYGAAWVNNTGDSIRSMEVKYTGEQWRQGRPGTSRATGPDTLHFGYAVNASNIQATSFHELSNLSFSSPINNGTLNTPLDGNLASNQSKIHFTVEDLKVGPNDTVWIRWRDFNSSSYDDGLAIDSLLVTFYDTTSSMNPNPSTPSLYRNISQLNHTYIETFDSLALDYNPGAYDFASLPQGWFANEFGSNSDNTYKISYGEFAGGNIYSYGDSLSTERALGSVGSGSNSTLRYGSAWINTTTDTITTIEVKYVGEQWRQGRPGSARATGPDTLHFDYAVNASGIDGQNFTKATALSFYSPITNGVLNTPLNGNDTINQTRVQFVLVNLQVAPGDTMWLRWTDYNSDSYDDGLAIDSVQVTALQNFAATAISFMHEKQEITEIDGIVNVPIELVNESSFSSQVEVFVADAGTATLNVDYSYASSNTIYQPGDTLHYFSFSLNREEPFEGQEYFVLGLRNFGNATEGSIKYDTIIINNYDFPTVPVSSLKSSNTQGVADSINGRYVVEGIVHGVNYSNSGGLDLYILDQNEGLNIYAQSGTVNYTATEGDKLKIWGQLSQFRGLTRLEAIDSIEVLSTGETLNTPSTTSTLGESTESDLVTLENITLYPAISNFPTDMAVTALTATNDTVSIYVSSKTDVAGKAAPSVPFSITGLGSQFSGYNAPFEGGYRLMVISSSYSSISLSENDAQAIAVYPNPFSNDLNIESPSRLIKVEILSLSGKMLSSTAASGFSTKMNLSQLAKGTYIVRVQNEEGVIIQKIVK